One genomic region from Nocardia vinacea encodes:
- a CDS encoding GMC family oxidoreductase, with product MTHYDVLVIGSGFGGSVTALRLTEKGYRVGVLETGRRFADHEFAENSWHLREYLWAPKLGCFGIQRMTLLNDTFIMSGSGVGGGSLVYANTLYEAPDTFYGDKQWSHITDWKSELAPHYDQAKRMLGVTTNPATTPSDRVLREVAEDMGIGDTYRRTPVGVLFADKETRPGAAVADPFFGGVGPERRSCTHCGECMTGCRHGAKNTLVKNYLYLAERAGATVHPLTTAVSVRPLSGGGYAVETVRTGRWVRKAKQTFTADQVVFSAAALGTQQLLHSLRDRGVLPNISPRLGHLARTNSEAVLAARTRDRDSDFTKGVAITSSIHPNSYTHVEPVRYGKGSNFMGLLTTVLVDGQEGKRRWVLGLREMVRFRRDLLRMHNPAHWSERMIGLLVMQNVDNSIITYNKRGLFGKRMTTKPGAGQAPPAWIPEGNEVTRRVAEKINGIPQGSWTEMANIPITGHFIGGCAIGDSPDTGVVDPYQRLYGYEGLHIVDGSTISANLGVNPSLTITAQAERAMSLWPNKGEQDQRPRLGAPYRRIDAIAPKNPVVPESAPGALRLPITPV from the coding sequence ATGACGCACTATGACGTGCTGGTGATCGGTTCGGGTTTCGGTGGCAGCGTCACCGCGCTGCGGTTGACCGAGAAAGGCTACCGGGTCGGTGTCCTGGAGACGGGGCGGCGGTTCGCCGACCACGAATTCGCTGAGAACTCCTGGCATCTGCGGGAGTACCTGTGGGCGCCGAAATTGGGCTGCTTCGGTATTCAGCGGATGACGCTGTTGAACGACACCTTCATCATGAGCGGTTCCGGTGTCGGTGGTGGTTCGCTGGTTTACGCGAACACGCTGTACGAGGCGCCGGACACCTTCTACGGCGATAAGCAGTGGTCGCATATCACCGATTGGAAGTCCGAGCTGGCACCGCATTACGACCAGGCCAAGCGCATGCTGGGGGTGACGACCAATCCGGCGACGACACCGTCGGATCGGGTGCTGCGGGAGGTCGCCGAGGATATGGGTATCGGCGACACCTACCGTCGCACGCCGGTCGGAGTGTTGTTCGCGGATAAGGAGACTCGGCCCGGAGCTGCGGTCGCGGATCCGTTCTTCGGCGGTGTCGGACCCGAGCGGCGCTCGTGTACGCACTGTGGTGAGTGCATGACCGGGTGTCGGCACGGTGCGAAGAACACCCTGGTGAAGAACTATCTGTATCTGGCGGAGCGGGCGGGTGCGACCGTGCATCCGCTGACGACCGCGGTGTCGGTGCGGCCACTGTCCGGTGGCGGATATGCGGTCGAGACCGTGCGCACCGGGCGCTGGGTTCGCAAGGCGAAGCAGACCTTCACCGCCGATCAGGTGGTGTTCTCCGCGGCTGCGCTCGGCACTCAGCAGCTGCTGCACAGTTTGCGGGATCGCGGTGTACTGCCGAATATTTCGCCGCGCCTGGGTCATCTGGCGCGCACGAATTCCGAGGCGGTGCTGGCGGCGCGAACGCGCGATAGGGATTCGGATTTCACCAAGGGTGTCGCTATCACCTCGTCGATCCATCCGAACTCCTACACCCATGTGGAGCCGGTGCGTTATGGCAAGGGCAGCAATTTCATGGGTCTGTTGACGACGGTGCTGGTCGACGGGCAGGAGGGTAAGCGTCGCTGGGTGCTCGGTCTGCGGGAGATGGTGCGGTTTCGGCGGGATCTGCTGCGCATGCACAATCCGGCGCACTGGTCCGAGCGGATGATCGGGCTGCTGGTCATGCAGAATGTCGACAATTCGATCATCACCTATAACAAGCGCGGTCTGTTCGGTAAGCGGATGACTACCAAACCCGGTGCGGGACAAGCGCCTCCGGCGTGGATTCCGGAGGGGAACGAGGTCACGCGGCGGGTCGCCGAGAAGATCAACGGTATTCCGCAGGGCTCGTGGACCGAGATGGCCAATATCCCGATCACTGGCCACTTCATCGGCGGCTGCGCGATCGGCGACTCTCCCGATACCGGTGTGGTCGACCCTTATCAGCGGCTCTATGGCTACGAGGGTCTGCACATCGTGGACGGTTCGACGATCTCGGCGAATCTCGGGGTGAACCCGTCGCTGACTATCACCGCGCAGGCCGAGCGCGCGATGTCGTTGTGGCCGAACAAGGGTGAACAGGATCAGCGTCCGCGGCTGGGGGCGCCGTATCGGCGGATCGATGCGATCGCGCCGAAGAATCCGGTGGTGCCGGAGTCGGCGCCGGGCGCGCTTCGGTTGCCGATTACTCCGGTCTGA
- a CDS encoding molybdopterin oxidoreductase family protein, protein MGATTVARQCTLCEAHCGILVTVEDDQVTRIEGNPDDVLSQGYICPKATAMGGLHHDPDRLRTPVRRVGDRFEPIGWDEAFTEIGRRLRQVRHAHGVSAIGMYLGNPAAHSSSVIYGALLRTVLMTRNFFSASSIDQFPQEFVAWRMFGSNVLMPVADIDRTDRLVIMGANPAVSNGSVTTMPNAKQRIRDVRKRGKVVVIDPRRTETARLADEHVAIAPGGDVYLLLAMLQVLVSENLCAESRIRAQCTGWEELRVLVAEVTPELAAPLTGVDAETIRRLAREHAAADSALLYARIGICHQVTGTLTHWLVNTINAVTGNLDRPGGQMFATPPIDAPRFGKYLPVGYGAWTDRSGTYKSFRSELPVAVLADEILTEGAGQIRAMITYAGNPVLSTPQRGKLDAALDSLDFYVAVDMYVTETTRHADIILPPISPLEREDVNILFPVFSVRNNLRYDARVFEPPADGLEDWQIMARLIAELVPLPARRFTTRAVNALLEQFSPMRLTTVGVAAGPYGVLRRGRKGLSVAKVRAAAGGIDLGPLQPRLRALIGTKDRKVHLAAADFVAAARELLDDARRGNALTAPADGYDLKLIGRRHLRSNNSWLHNVPSMVKGRDRCTALMHPADAAERALIDGIPVAVTSRTGSIVVTLEVSDDIRRGTIAIPHGWGHREPGVGWQVAASLPGANVNLLHDPSLTDTFSGNAAVNNTWVTVTPASPAPTAADVDREPAPTS, encoded by the coding sequence ATGGGTGCTACCACCGTCGCTCGGCAATGCACGTTGTGTGAGGCGCACTGCGGGATTCTGGTGACCGTCGAGGATGATCAGGTCACCCGGATCGAGGGCAATCCGGATGATGTGCTGTCGCAGGGGTACATCTGCCCGAAGGCGACGGCGATGGGTGGGCTGCACCATGATCCGGATCGGTTGCGCACGCCGGTGCGCCGGGTCGGTGACCGGTTCGAGCCGATCGGGTGGGACGAGGCGTTCACCGAGATCGGGCGGCGGCTGCGGCAGGTGCGCCACGCGCACGGGGTCAGCGCGATCGGAATGTATTTGGGAAATCCGGCGGCACACAGCTCGTCGGTGATCTACGGCGCGCTGTTGCGCACGGTGCTGATGACGCGGAACTTCTTTTCGGCGTCCTCGATCGACCAGTTTCCGCAGGAGTTCGTGGCGTGGCGGATGTTCGGATCGAATGTATTGATGCCGGTGGCCGATATCGATCGCACCGATCGACTCGTGATCATGGGCGCCAATCCGGCGGTATCGAACGGATCGGTGACCACCATGCCCAATGCGAAGCAGCGCATTCGAGACGTGCGCAAGCGCGGGAAAGTGGTCGTCATCGATCCGCGGCGGACCGAGACCGCGCGCCTGGCCGACGAGCATGTGGCCATCGCACCCGGTGGTGATGTGTATCTGCTGCTGGCGATGCTGCAGGTGCTGGTCAGCGAAAACCTGTGTGCGGAAAGCAGGATTCGCGCGCAGTGCACCGGCTGGGAGGAGTTGCGGGTGCTGGTCGCCGAGGTGACACCGGAGCTCGCCGCGCCGCTCACGGGTGTCGATGCCGAGACGATTCGGCGGCTGGCGCGCGAGCATGCGGCAGCGGATTCGGCATTGCTGTATGCCCGGATCGGGATATGCCACCAGGTGACCGGCACGCTGACACATTGGTTGGTCAACACCATCAACGCGGTCACCGGGAATCTGGATCGGCCGGGCGGGCAGATGTTCGCGACGCCGCCGATCGATGCGCCGCGGTTCGGGAAATATCTGCCGGTGGGCTACGGGGCGTGGACGGACCGCTCCGGCACTTACAAATCGTTTCGCTCGGAACTGCCGGTCGCGGTGCTGGCCGATGAGATCCTCACCGAGGGCGCTGGGCAGATCCGCGCGATGATCACCTACGCTGGTAATCCGGTGCTGTCGACACCGCAGCGCGGCAAACTCGACGCCGCGCTGGACTCGCTGGATTTCTATGTCGCCGTGGATATGTACGTGACCGAGACGACCCGGCATGCGGACATCATCCTGCCGCCGATCTCCCCGCTGGAGCGCGAGGATGTGAACATTCTGTTCCCGGTGTTCAGTGTGCGGAACAATCTGCGTTACGACGCCCGCGTTTTCGAACCTCCGGCCGACGGACTCGAGGATTGGCAGATCATGGCGCGGTTGATCGCCGAGCTCGTGCCGCTGCCTGCGCGTCGGTTCACCACACGGGCGGTCAATGCGCTTCTGGAGCAGTTCAGTCCGATGCGGTTGACGACCGTTGGGGTGGCCGCAGGCCCGTACGGGGTGCTGCGGCGCGGCCGCAAGGGGTTGTCCGTGGCGAAGGTGCGCGCCGCGGCCGGGGGGATCGATCTCGGTCCGCTGCAGCCGCGATTGCGCGCATTGATCGGGACGAAGGATCGCAAAGTCCATCTCGCGGCCGCCGATTTCGTTGCGGCCGCACGGGAATTGCTCGACGACGCGCGCCGTGGCAATGCGCTGACCGCGCCCGCCGACGGCTACGACCTCAAACTCATCGGCCGCCGCCACCTGCGCAGCAACAACTCCTGGCTGCACAATGTCCCGTCCATGGTGAAGGGCCGCGACCGTTGCACCGCCCTCATGCATCCCGCCGACGCCGCCGAACGCGCCCTCATCGACGGCATACCCGTCGCGGTCACCTCCCGCACCGGCTCGATCGTGGTCACCCTCGAGGTCAGCGACGATATCCGCCGCGGCACCATCGCCATCCCGCACGGCTGGGGGCACCGTGAACCCGGCGTCGGCTGGCAAGTGGCGGCATCTCTCCCTGGTGCGAATGTCAATCTGCTGCACGATCCGTCGCTCACCGACACCTTCTCCGGGAATGCGGCGGTCAACAACACGTGGGTGACAGTGACTCCGGCGTCCCCCGCGCCGACGGCAGCGGATGTCGATCGCGAGCCTGCGCCGACTTCGTAG
- a CDS encoding NAD(P)/FAD-dependent oxidoreductase: MTSTPSVLIVGAGFGGLAAALELERRGHDAFTIIDKADGLGGVWRDNTYPGAACDAPSDLYSFSFAPNAHWPKRFAEQPDILAYMHEVARRHDLDKHMRFGVEVDSADFDADRGIWQVRTTAGELLEADVFVPAVGQLSRPVWPNISGMDSFTGDAFHSARWEHDVELSGKRVAIIGTGASAIQIIPAIQPKVGQLTVFQRSAPWIIPKIESYYAPPKLNALDKLSIVTKFPLIQRAERFGWYSFYELVTSGLEGNGRIAEVISGWAHRHRASQISDPELLAKMTPDYEAGCKRGLMASNYYPAVSQQNVHIETSHIAEITPTGVRTEDGTLHEVDVIVYCTGFKATEFLAPMRIRGIGGKELHEVWSGGARAYKGLTVPHFPNMFIMYGPNTNLGAGSIIYMHERQARYLRQAVEHLREVGGYLSVKPEVEARFDEEIQGRLEHTVWTKCTSWYREASGRVTANWPGRMSEYDKRTHFDVRDYELVRTGR, encoded by the coding sequence ATGACTAGCACTCCGTCCGTGCTCATCGTCGGCGCCGGATTCGGCGGCCTCGCGGCCGCGCTGGAGCTCGAGCGCCGCGGCCATGACGCGTTCACCATTATCGATAAGGCCGACGGGCTCGGCGGGGTCTGGCGGGACAATACATACCCGGGCGCCGCCTGTGACGCGCCGTCGGATCTGTACTCGTTCTCCTTCGCCCCCAATGCGCACTGGCCGAAGCGTTTCGCCGAGCAGCCTGACATCCTCGCCTACATGCATGAGGTGGCCAGGCGCCACGACCTCGACAAGCACATGCGGTTCGGTGTGGAGGTCGACTCGGCGGACTTCGATGCCGACCGTGGCATCTGGCAGGTGCGCACGACCGCGGGTGAGCTGCTCGAGGCGGATGTCTTCGTGCCCGCAGTGGGTCAGCTGTCGCGCCCGGTGTGGCCGAATATTTCGGGCATGGATTCGTTCACCGGAGATGCGTTCCATTCGGCGCGCTGGGAACACGATGTCGAGCTGTCCGGTAAGCGGGTCGCGATCATCGGCACCGGTGCGAGCGCGATTCAAATCATTCCGGCGATTCAGCCGAAGGTCGGGCAGTTGACGGTGTTCCAGCGGTCGGCGCCGTGGATCATTCCGAAGATCGAAAGCTATTACGCGCCACCGAAACTCAATGCGTTGGACAAGTTGTCGATCGTGACGAAGTTCCCGCTGATCCAGCGCGCGGAGCGGTTCGGCTGGTATTCGTTCTACGAGTTGGTCACCTCGGGGCTGGAAGGCAATGGCCGAATCGCCGAGGTGATCTCCGGGTGGGCGCACCGGCATCGGGCCTCGCAGATCTCCGATCCCGAACTGCTGGCCAAGATGACCCCGGATTATGAGGCGGGCTGTAAGCGCGGGCTGATGGCGAGTAATTACTACCCGGCGGTGTCGCAGCAGAATGTGCACATCGAGACCTCGCATATCGCCGAGATCACGCCGACCGGTGTGCGCACCGAGGACGGCACGCTGCACGAGGTCGATGTGATCGTGTACTGCACCGGATTCAAGGCCACGGAGTTCTTGGCGCCCATGAGGATTCGCGGGATCGGTGGCAAGGAGCTGCACGAGGTGTGGTCGGGCGGTGCGCGTGCCTACAAGGGCCTCACGGTGCCGCATTTTCCGAATATGTTCATCATGTACGGGCCGAATACCAACCTCGGCGCGGGTTCGATCATCTACATGCACGAAAGGCAGGCGCGCTATCTGCGCCAAGCGGTCGAGCATCTGCGCGAGGTCGGTGGTTACCTGTCGGTGAAGCCGGAGGTGGAGGCGCGGTTCGACGAGGAGATCCAGGGGCGGCTCGAACATACGGTGTGGACCAAGTGCACCAGCTGGTACCGGGAGGCCAGCGGTCGGGTGACGGCGAACTGGCCGGGTCGGATGAGTGAATACGACAAACGGACGCATTTCGATGTCCGCGACTACGAGCTTGTTCGCACCGGAAGGTAA
- a CDS encoding glycoside hydrolase family 15 protein, producing MDDIERTPLLTAFPRIDDYGFISDCEVTALIAPSGTVEWMCLPRMDSPSVFAAVLDRSAGSFRFAPADFMVPTDRRYVPGTMVMETSWRSGEGWATVRDVLLVGPWRHQVPGRSAHRRTPTDYDAEHILLRTVHCETGQIQFVLDCQPAFDYGRHRAHWEYLDSYYTAQAGADGIDLQLTLSTDMRLGLEGTHALARTLLKAGDTRFCALSWGSRDAPRAVDEADARMLRTIHHWRHWLAGGRFPDHPWAAQLTRSALTLKGLTFAPTGAISAAATTSLPETPGGQRNWDYRYSWIRDSAFALWGLYTLGFSWEANDFFSYIISLTEDVRDMQIVYGIGGESDLTEQTLTHLRGYENARPVRIGNGAYRQRQHDVWGAALDAVYLYARNQDRIDARAWLVLSRAVKSALTYWREPDHGIWEVRGELQHFTSSKVMCWVAADRGARLARIHQDFERAHRWQQAADEIRADICTNAVDSRQVFTQYYGSTALDASTLLIPLVRFLPPDDDRVRNTVLAIADELTEDGLVLRYRVGETDDGCAGEEGAFTICSFWLVSALSEIGEKTRAKQLCEKLLAYASPLGLYAEEIDPRTGRHWGNFPQAFTHLALINAVMHVIQDEQAVLREALGGESIAPRLDDASFTLGYMHR from the coding sequence ATGGACGACATCGAACGCACGCCGCTGCTCACGGCGTTCCCGCGCATCGACGACTACGGTTTCATCTCCGACTGCGAGGTCACCGCACTTATCGCCCCCAGCGGAACCGTCGAATGGATGTGTCTACCTCGCATGGACTCCCCTAGTGTCTTCGCAGCCGTACTCGATCGTTCCGCGGGTTCGTTTCGGTTCGCCCCCGCCGACTTCATGGTGCCCACCGATCGCCGCTATGTCCCCGGCACGATGGTGATGGAGACGAGTTGGCGCAGTGGCGAAGGGTGGGCGACGGTCCGCGATGTGCTGCTGGTCGGGCCCTGGCGACACCAGGTACCCGGCCGCAGCGCCCATCGTCGAACCCCGACCGACTACGACGCCGAGCACATTCTGCTGCGGACGGTGCACTGCGAGACCGGGCAAATCCAGTTTGTGCTCGATTGCCAGCCGGCCTTCGACTACGGCAGGCATCGCGCGCATTGGGAGTACCTCGACAGTTACTACACCGCGCAGGCCGGCGCCGACGGGATCGATTTGCAGCTGACGCTGAGCACCGACATGCGATTGGGGCTGGAAGGTACGCATGCGCTGGCCCGCACCCTGCTGAAGGCGGGCGACACACGCTTTTGCGCGCTCTCGTGGGGTAGTCGCGACGCGCCTCGCGCCGTTGACGAGGCCGATGCACGGATGCTGCGGACAATCCATCATTGGCGGCACTGGCTGGCCGGTGGGCGGTTTCCGGACCATCCGTGGGCTGCCCAGCTCACCCGCAGTGCGCTGACCCTCAAGGGGCTGACCTTCGCACCCACCGGCGCCATCAGCGCCGCCGCCACCACATCATTACCCGAAACGCCAGGTGGACAACGCAATTGGGACTACCGCTACTCGTGGATACGCGACTCCGCTTTCGCGCTGTGGGGCCTGTACACACTGGGCTTCAGCTGGGAGGCGAACGACTTCTTCTCCTACATCATCAGCTTGACCGAAGACGTCCGGGATATGCAGATCGTCTACGGCATCGGTGGCGAAAGCGACCTCACCGAGCAGACCCTCACCCACCTGCGCGGGTACGAAAATGCGCGCCCCGTGCGCATCGGCAACGGCGCATACCGGCAGCGTCAGCACGATGTGTGGGGTGCTGCGCTGGACGCGGTCTATCTCTACGCGCGCAATCAGGACCGAATCGACGCACGAGCTTGGTTGGTGCTGAGCCGGGCGGTCAAAAGCGCCCTCACCTATTGGCGCGAGCCCGACCATGGCATCTGGGAAGTACGCGGGGAGCTCCAGCACTTCACCTCCAGCAAGGTGATGTGTTGGGTTGCCGCCGATCGCGGCGCCCGGCTGGCTCGCATCCATCAGGACTTCGAACGGGCGCATCGTTGGCAACAGGCCGCGGACGAAATCCGCGCCGATATCTGCACTAATGCGGTCGATTCCCGGCAGGTGTTCACCCAGTACTACGGCAGTACGGCGCTGGATGCTTCGACACTGCTGATCCCGTTGGTTCGTTTCCTGCCACCAGACGACGACCGGGTACGCAACACGGTGTTGGCCATCGCGGACGAACTGACCGAAGACGGCCTCGTATTGCGGTACCGCGTCGGTGAAACCGATGATGGCTGTGCAGGGGAAGAGGGTGCCTTCACGATCTGCTCGTTCTGGCTGGTCTCGGCGCTGTCGGAGATCGGCGAGAAGACACGAGCCAAACAGCTGTGCGAGAAACTGCTCGCCTATGCCAGCCCTCTCGGCCTCTACGCGGAGGAAATCGATCCCCGAACCGGCCGACACTGGGGCAACTTCCCCCAGGCGTTCACCCACCTCGCCCTGATCAACGCCGTAATGCACGTCATCCAGGATGAACAAGCCGTCTTGCGGGAGGCGCTCGGCGGGGAATCGATCGCCCCACGACTCGACGATGCATCATTCACGCTGGGATATATGCACCGCTGA